TCAAATCGCAGATGATTTTGAACTACCACCACCAATTACGCAAGTAAAACCAAATGAACATGCAGATAATTCACCGGGCATGCTTAACCCAAAATATACATTTGACACATTCGTTATTGGTTCAGGAAACCGCTTTGCACACGCTGCCAGCTTGGCTGTAGCAGAGGCACCTGCAAAAGCATATAATCCCTTCTTCATCTATGGGGGAGTTGGATTAGGGAAAACACACTTAATGCACGCAATTGGTCACTATGTAAAAGAACATAATCCTAATGCTAATGTCGTGTATCTATCATCTGAAAAATTTACAAATGAGTTCATTAACTCAATTCGTGACAATAAAGCAATCGACTTCCGTAACAAGTACCGCAACGTCGATGTTTTATTAATTGATGACATTCAATTTTTAGCTGGGAAGGAATCGACGCAAGAGGAATTTTTCCATACCTTTAATACATTACATGAAGAATCAAAACAAATTGTCATTTCAAGTGACCGTCCACCTAAAGAAATCCCAACATTAGAGGATCGTTTACGTTCACGCTTTGAATGGGGTTTAATTACAGATATTGCACCACCTGATTTGGAAACGCGTATTGCAATTTTACGCAAAAAAGCGAAAGCTGACGGTCTAGATATTCCAAATGAAGTAATGCTATATATCGCAAATCAAGTTGATACAAACATTCGTGAATTAGAGGGCGCATTGATTCGTGTAGTAGCTTATTCGTCTTTAGTAAATAGAGATGTATCACCAGAGCTTGCTGCAGAAGCATTAAAAGATATTATGCCAAACTCAAAACCGCGTATGATTTCAATTTTAGATATTCAAACAGCAACCGGCGAACACTTCAATATTCGTTTAGAAGATTTTTCCGCAAAGCGCCGGACAAAGTCTATTGCATTTCCACGCCAAGTGGCTATGTACTTATCGCGCGAGCTAACTGACTTCTCTTTACCTAAAATCGGTGAAGAATTCGGTGGTCGCGATCATACAACGGTTATTCATGCACATGAAAAAATTTCTTCATTACTTAAAACAGATCAACAATTACAGCAGGATATTAAACAAATCCGTAGTATGTTAGGTAAATAATGCTGTGTATAAGGTTCTTAGTTTTTCACACGATTACTCACAACTTATTAACATGTGAATAATCGTGTTTTAAAGCTCCGAACTATAGTTATCCACAAATCCACAGCCCCTATTACTATATCTATATATATCTTTTAATAAATAATTAATTATATAAGAGAGGTAAAACAATGAAATTTGATATTTTACGTGATCGTTTATTAGACGGTTTAAACGATGTTATGAAAGCAGTAAGTTCAAAAACTACAATTCCAATTTTAACGGGGATCAAAATTGATGTAACGAACGAAGGGATAAGCTTAACTGGTAGTGACGCAGACATTACCATTCAAACATTTATTCATGCAGAAGAAGATGGTCAACAAATCATTAACATTACACAAACAGGCTCAATCGTTTTACAAGCACGTATGTTCAACGAAATTATTCGTAAACTTCCAACAAACGAAGTAGAAATTGAAATTACAAATGGTTTTGCTACGATTATTCGCTCTGGTAAATCTGAATTTAATTTAATTGGCTTAGACTCAACAGAATATCCACAGCTGCCAGAAGTAGCAGCAGATAAACAATTTGCAATTCCTACAGATCTTTTAAAATCAATTATCCGTGAAACGGTTTTTGCAGTAGCTACTTCAGAAAGTCGTCCAGTGTTGACAGGTGTAAACTGGAAAGTAGAAGATAATGAATTAATATGCGTTGCAACGGATAGTCACCGTTTAGCTCGTCGAAAAGTAAATCTTGAAAATTTACCAACTGATATTACTTCAGTAGTTATTCCAGGGAAAAGTTTAAATGAACTAAACAAAATTTTAGAAGATACAAACAACCCAGTTCAAATTGTATTAACGAACCAGCAAGTACTATTTAAAACGGACGATGTGTTATTCTTCTCGCGATTGCTAGAAGGTAATTATCCTGATACGTCTCGTTTAATTCCTGATGAATTCAAAACAATGATTACAATCAACGGTAAATCATTATTACAAGCCATCGACCGTGCTTCTCTTTTAGCACGTGAAGATCGCAATAACGTTGTTCGTTTTGAAACATTAGAAAATCAAACAATTGAAGTTTCATCAAATTCACCTGAAATTGGTAAAGTGGAAGAACAAATTCAAGTAGAGAATCTTGAAGGTGAAACACTTAAAATTTCCTTCAGTGCGAAATACATGATGGAAGCTTTAAAAGCTATTGATAGTCAAGATGTTGTCATTGAATTTACTGGTGCTATGCGCCCATTCATCTTACGCTCTGCTCTAGACGATTCAATTTTACAATTAATTTTACCTGTACGTACGTACTAATTTTGTACAAAAATAAGTTAAGAACTGTGTAAAAAAACTTTCGCATAGTGCGCGCTTCTGCAGTGGGGAGAGTAGATTTCCACCATCCTCGAATCAAAGGGAGTGTCCCAGAATTATTTCTCGGACACTCCCTTTTTTACTTATGGACAATTTTTAGGTATGATAGAATGATAAGACTTTATTTTAGTGGAGGTAGGATTACGTTGAATGATTTAGTAATTGATACAGAATTTATTACGCTTGGTCAAGCTTTAAAAATGACAGATGCCATTAGTTCTGGTGGTATGGCAAAGTGGTTTTTAAGTGAACATGAAGTGTTTGTTAATGGTGAAGTAGAAGATCGCCGAGGAAAAAAATTACGTCATGGTGATGTCGTTAATATTCCAGGTGTTGGTCGATTTAAAATTGTTGATGCATTTATTGCAAATGGAGAAATGTAATTCATGAATATCGAGCGCTTGCAGCTAACAAATTACCGTAATTATGAATCGCTCGCATTAGATTTTTCAGACAAAATTAATGTTTTTATTGGGGAAAACGCTCAAGGAAAAACAAATGTTATGGAATCGATTTATGTTTTAGCGATGGCTAAATCTCACCGCACCGCGAACGATAAAGAATTGATACGTTGGGATGCGGATTATGGTAAAATAGAAGGTGTAATCAATAAGCGTTACGGTAGTGTTCCGATTGAATTAACGGTTTCCAAAAAAGGCAAAAAGGGCAAGATCAATCATCTCGAGCAAACGAAGTTAAGTAATTACATTGGCCAGATGAACGTTGTCATGTTTGCACCTGAAGATTTAAATATCGTCAAGGGAAGCCCGCAAATTCGTCGGCGATTTATCGATATGGAAATCGGGCAAATTTCGCCAGTTTACTTACATGACTTACTAACATTTCAAAAAATATTAAAGCAACGTAATCATTTATTAAAAAGTAATCAAGGAAAAGCATCACTCGCTAACGACGTGATGTTTGATATTTATACGGAGCAATATATTGGGGCGGCTGTACAAATTATCCGAAAACGATTTCAGTTTATGGAGTTACTGCAAGCTTGGGCAGAGCCGATTCACCATGGAATTTCACGCGGTTTAGAAAAGCTTGTTATTACATATCGTCCTGTATCAGGAATGGATGCAAGCTGGAGCGCAGAACAAATGAGTGATTATTTAAAACAAAAGCTCAATGAAATCAAGCAACGTGAAATCGATCGCGGCGTAACATTAATTGGGCCACATCGTGATGATTTGCAATTTTTTGTTAATGACTATGATGTGCAAGTGTATGGTTCGCAAGGCCAGCAGCGCACAACAGCACTGTCATTAAAATTAGCAGAAATAGAGCTCATCAAACAGGAAACAAAAGAAACACCGATATTATTATTAGACGACGTATTGTCAGAGTTGGATGATTATCGTCAATCGCATTTATTGAATACGATTCAAGGTGAAGTACAGACATTTGTTACGACTACAAGCGTTGAGGGCATTCATCATGATACAATTCAACATGCGAAACTTTTCCGTGTAAGACAAGGTACAATTGAACAATAATAGCGCATTTTTAATGCATGAAAATAATCAAAAAAGAAGCATACTAATCGTTATGAAAGAGTAGGTGAACTATAGTGACTTTAGAAGATAGTAAAGTCCAGCAATCTTATGATGCCGAACAAATACAAGTACTGGAAGGTTTAGAAGCTGTTCGTAAACGTCCAGGTATGTATATCGGTTCTACAAGCTCAAAAGGATTGCACCATTTAGTATGGGAAATCGTTGATAATAGTATTGATGAAGCATTAGCTGGTTTTTGTACAGACATTAAAGTAACAATTGAACAAGATAATTGGATTCGTGTAGAAGATAATGGCCGTGGAATCCCTGTAGATACGCAAGAAAAAATGGGTATGCCTGCTGTTGAAGTAATTATGACCGTATTACACGCTGGTGGTAAATTTGGCGGTGGGGGCTATAAAGTTTCAGGTGGTCTTCACGGTGTAGGTGCTTCTGTAGTAAACGCATTATCTATCGAGACAATCGTTCAAGTACACCGTGATGGAAACGTACACGAAATTAAATTCGAACGCGGTCACACAAAGCAAAAACTAACAGTAATCGGTGAAACAGATCGTACAGGTACGACAACACGTTTTAAAGCCGATGCTGAAATCTTTAAAGAAACACAAGTGTACGAATATGACATATTAGCAACACGTATTCGTGAATTAGCATACTTAAATCGTGGCATTCGTATTTCGATTGCTGATGAGCGTGAAGGTCAAGAGCGTGTAGAAGCATTCCACTTCGAAGGTGGTATTCGTGAATACGTTGAACACATTAACGAAAACAAAGAACCGATTCATGCACCAATCGATGTATTTGGCGAAAAAGACGGTATTTCAGTTGAAATCGCAATGCAATACAATGCAGGCTTCAATTCAACAATTATGTCATTTGCTAACAACATCAATACCTATGAGGGCGGTACTCACGAATCAGGCTTTAAAACTGCATTAACACGTGTCATTAATGACTACGCACGTAAAGCGAATATAATTAAAGAAGCGGATACCAACCTTACTGGAGAAGACGTGCGTGAAGGATTAATCGCAATTGTGTCGGTGAAACACCCAGACCCACAATTCGAAGGTCAAACAAAAACAAAACTTGGTAACTCAGAAGTTAGCCAGATTACGAACTCATTATTTTCAGATGGCTTTGAGCGTTTCTTATTAGAAAACCCAAGTGTGGCACGTCAAATAGTTGAAAAAGGAACAATGGCAGCGCGTGCGCGTGTTGCTGCGAAAAAAGCGCGTGAATTTACACGTCGTAAATCAGCGCTAGAAGTATCCAATTTACCTGGTAAATTAGCAGACTGTTCATCAACAAACCCTGCTGAGTCAGAAATTTACATCGTAGAGGGTGATTCTGCCGGTGGTTCTGCAAAATCTGGGCGTGACCGTCACTTCCAAGCGATCTTGCCACTACGCGGGAAAATATTAAATGTTGAAAAAGCACGTTTAGATCGTATTTTATCAAATGCTGAAATCCGTGCGATGATTACAGCATTCGGTACAGGTATCGGTGAAGACTTTAACTTAGAAAAAGCCCGTTATCACAAAATCATCATCATGACCGATGCCGATGTCGATGGTGCACATATTCGTGTATTATTATTAACATTTTTCTTCCGCTTCATGCGTCCATTAATCGAGGCAGGATATGTATATGCAGCTAAGCCACCGCTTTACCAAGTGAAACAGGGGAA
This portion of the Solibacillus daqui genome encodes:
- the yaaA gene encoding S4 domain-containing protein YaaA is translated as MNDLVIDTEFITLGQALKMTDAISSGGMAKWFLSEHEVFVNGEVEDRRGKKLRHGDVVNIPGVGRFKIVDAFIANGEM
- the dnaA gene encoding chromosomal replication initiator protein DnaA, which encodes MEHLETLWNAVLSQAEQKISKPSFDTWLKSTKLLAHNGTNVTISAPNSFARDWLEQYYIHMITGILNELTGEDLVIKFVVQKDQIADDFELPPPITQVKPNEHADNSPGMLNPKYTFDTFVIGSGNRFAHAASLAVAEAPAKAYNPFFIYGGVGLGKTHLMHAIGHYVKEHNPNANVVYLSSEKFTNEFINSIRDNKAIDFRNKYRNVDVLLIDDIQFLAGKESTQEEFFHTFNTLHEESKQIVISSDRPPKEIPTLEDRLRSRFEWGLITDIAPPDLETRIAILRKKAKADGLDIPNEVMLYIANQVDTNIRELEGALIRVVAYSSLVNRDVSPELAAEALKDIMPNSKPRMISILDIQTATGEHFNIRLEDFSAKRRTKSIAFPRQVAMYLSRELTDFSLPKIGEEFGGRDHTTVIHAHEKISSLLKTDQQLQQDIKQIRSMLGK
- the recF gene encoding DNA replication/repair protein RecF (All proteins in this family for which functions are known are DNA-binding proteins that assist the filamentation of RecA onto DNA for the initiation of recombination or recombinational repair.), with translation MNIERLQLTNYRNYESLALDFSDKINVFIGENAQGKTNVMESIYVLAMAKSHRTANDKELIRWDADYGKIEGVINKRYGSVPIELTVSKKGKKGKINHLEQTKLSNYIGQMNVVMFAPEDLNIVKGSPQIRRRFIDMEIGQISPVYLHDLLTFQKILKQRNHLLKSNQGKASLANDVMFDIYTEQYIGAAVQIIRKRFQFMELLQAWAEPIHHGISRGLEKLVITYRPVSGMDASWSAEQMSDYLKQKLNEIKQREIDRGVTLIGPHRDDLQFFVNDYDVQVYGSQGQQRTTALSLKLAEIELIKQETKETPILLLDDVLSELDDYRQSHLLNTIQGEVQTFVTTTSVEGIHHDTIQHAKLFRVRQGTIEQ
- the dnaN gene encoding DNA polymerase III subunit beta → MKFDILRDRLLDGLNDVMKAVSSKTTIPILTGIKIDVTNEGISLTGSDADITIQTFIHAEEDGQQIINITQTGSIVLQARMFNEIIRKLPTNEVEIEITNGFATIIRSGKSEFNLIGLDSTEYPQLPEVAADKQFAIPTDLLKSIIRETVFAVATSESRPVLTGVNWKVEDNELICVATDSHRLARRKVNLENLPTDITSVVIPGKSLNELNKILEDTNNPVQIVLTNQQVLFKTDDVLFFSRLLEGNYPDTSRLIPDEFKTMITINGKSLLQAIDRASLLAREDRNNVVRFETLENQTIEVSSNSPEIGKVEEQIQVENLEGETLKISFSAKYMMEALKAIDSQDVVIEFTGAMRPFILRSALDDSILQLILPVRTY
- the gyrB gene encoding DNA topoisomerase (ATP-hydrolyzing) subunit B gives rise to the protein MTLEDSKVQQSYDAEQIQVLEGLEAVRKRPGMYIGSTSSKGLHHLVWEIVDNSIDEALAGFCTDIKVTIEQDNWIRVEDNGRGIPVDTQEKMGMPAVEVIMTVLHAGGKFGGGGYKVSGGLHGVGASVVNALSIETIVQVHRDGNVHEIKFERGHTKQKLTVIGETDRTGTTTRFKADAEIFKETQVYEYDILATRIRELAYLNRGIRISIADEREGQERVEAFHFEGGIREYVEHINENKEPIHAPIDVFGEKDGISVEIAMQYNAGFNSTIMSFANNINTYEGGTHESGFKTALTRVINDYARKANIIKEADTNLTGEDVREGLIAIVSVKHPDPQFEGQTKTKLGNSEVSQITNSLFSDGFERFLLENPSVARQIVEKGTMAARARVAAKKAREFTRRKSALEVSNLPGKLADCSSTNPAESEIYIVEGDSAGGSAKSGRDRHFQAILPLRGKILNVEKARLDRILSNAEIRAMITAFGTGIGEDFNLEKARYHKIIIMTDADVDGAHIRVLLLTFFFRFMRPLIEAGYVYAAKPPLYQVKQGKHAEYCYSDAELDEILERLPKLPKPNVQRYKGLGEMNAEQLWDTTMDPEHRTLIRVELDDAIEADKIFDHLMGDEVGPRRDFIEENAVYVQDLDV